Sequence from the Sphingomonas koreensis genome:
TCCGGCCTTCACGCCGGACGGCGGGACGATCCTCGCCGTGCGATCCCCGGCGGCGGCGCGGCAGCAATCGAGCTTCGAGTTCGGGACGGTCCGGCCGGGCGAGCTGGTGGCGATCCCGGCCATGGGCGGCGCGGCGCGCGTGGTGACGAGCGGGCGGCTGGGGCAGAAGCCGCATTTCGTGAACGGACAGCCGGGTATCGCTTACCTGATGAGCGATGACGGGTTGACTGCGGTCAATCTTGCTTCGGGCGCGAAGCGGCGCGTCGCGATGGTCAAGGCGCAGGGCTATTACTTCACCGATGTCCTCGCGACTGCCGACGACATGCGGATCAGCGCCGACGGCAAGTGGATCGCGGCGCAGACCAGCGAGCAGCTCTATGTCGTTCCTACGCCCGCCGATCCGAAGATCGAGATCGACCTGACCGCGCCCGGCAATCCGGGGCGGCGGGTGACCGGCATGGGCGCCGACTATTTCGACTGGCGCGCGGACGGGAGCCTGATCTGGTCGGTCGGCAATTTCGTGCAGCTGCTGCCCGACGCGAAAGCGCCGGTACCGAAAGCGCAGGTCGAGCTGGTCGCGGAACTGCCGCGCGCCAGGCCCGCGGGGAGCATTCTGCTACGCGGCGCACGCGCGCTGACGATGGCGGGCGGCGACAAGGCGATCGCCGATGCCGACATCCTGATCACCGGCGATCGCATCGCGGCGATCGGGCCGCGCGGAAGCTTTGCGATACCCGCCGGGACGCCGGTGCGCGAGCTGGGCGGCAAGACCGTCGCGCCCGGGCTGATCGACGATCACGATCATATCGGCGGGGTCCGCCGCAACGTCATCGGGTATGAGGAATGGGGGCTGCGCGCGCGGTTGGCCTATGGCGTGACGACGTCGTTCGATCCTTCGACGCTGGGGATCGACCAGGTCGCCTATCAGGACCTGATCGATGCCGGGCTGATCGTCGGGCCAAGGTTGCGCTCGACCGGGCCGGCCTTGTTCTCGAAGGAGCGGATCACCTCGCTCGACGAGGCGCGGGCGATCCTGCGGCGCTATCGGGAGGCCTGGGGGCTGCGCAACATCAAACAGTATCGCGGCGAGAGCCGGACGGTGCGGCAATGGATCGCGATGGCCGCGCGCGAGCAGGGCATCCTCCCGACCACCGAGGGCAGCCATAATCCCAAGCTGATCCTCACGCAGATGCTCGACGGCTATGCCGGGAACGAACATGCGCTGCCGATCGCGCCGCTGCAGGAGGATGTGCTCAAACTCTATGCGCTGACCCGGACCAGCTATGTCTCGACGCTGCTGATCAACACCAGCGGGCCGGCCGGGCGGCACTATTATGTCGCGAAGTACGATCCGGCGCTGGACGCGAAGGTGAAGCGCTTCTGGCCGCCCTCCGCAGTCGCGCACAAGCTGGCGCGTCGCGGCTGGGGCTCGCTCGATGCGTCGCGCATGCCGGCCCTCGCGGCGGACGTGAAGCGGCTCGCGGATGCGGGCGCGCTCGTCGGGATGGGATCGCATGGCGACGAGCCGGGGATCGGCATCCACTATGAGATGGAGGCCCACACGCTGGGCGGGATGACGCCGCTGGCGGTGCTGCGTGCGGCGACTGCGGGTGCGGCGGAGACGATCGGGCGGCTGGCCGACATGGGCACGCTGGAGGTGGGCAAATATGCCGACCTGGTGGTGTTCGACCGCGATCCGCTGGCGGATATCCGCAACACGCGATCGGTCAGCCTGGTGATGCGTGGCGGGCAGCTGTTCGACGCAGACACGCTCGACGAGCTGTGGCCAGTGGCGCGCAAGCTGCCCGCACCGTGGTTCGTGCAGGGCAAGGATGCGCAGTGGCTGCCGGTGAAATGACGCTCGATCCAGAGATCGCGGCGTTCCTGGCCGAAATGAAGGCGCGCTGGGCGCAGCATCCGTCGTTCGAGACGCTGGACTTTCCCGAACAGCGCACGGTGTGCGAGGCGGTGCGCGCGCGCTGGGCCGAGGGCGGGCCGCAGATGGCGCGGACGATCGAACGCGTGTTCGATCCGGGTGCTGGCAAGCTGCATGTGCGGGTGCATTTCCCCGAGGGGGCGAGCGAGCCTGCATCGGCTTTGGTCTATCTGCACGGCGGCGGGTTCACCCTGTTCTCGATCGACACGCATGACCGGCTGATGCGCGACTATGCCGCGGCGGGCGGGTTCGCGGTGATCGGGGTCGATTACCCGCTCTCGCCCGAGCATAAATATCCCGAGGCGCTGAACCGGATCGAGGCGCTGATGCTGTGGCTCAGCGATCATGGCGGCGAGCTGGGAGTCGATCCGTCACGCCTTGCGATGGGCGGGGATTCGGCGGGGGCGAACCTAAGCCTTGCCACCGCGCTGCGGCTGCGCGACCGGGGGGCGGGCGGGATCGTGCGCGCGGTCCTGTCCAACTACGGCTATTTCTCGACCGCGGTGTCCGATGCGGCGGAGGCGGCGTTCGGCGGGCCGGGGTCGATCATGGATCGGGCCGAGGCGGTTGCCTATTATGCCAACTATCTGACCGACTTTGACCGCGAGCGCAGCGACCCGCTCGCCTGCCCGCTGCTCGCCGATCTGGCCGGGCTGCCGCCGGTGCTGCTGGTCATCCCCGAGTGCGATCTGCTGACCGAACAGTCGCTGGCGATGGACGCGCGGCTGCGCGTCGCGGGGGTCGAGACGCAGGCGATCGTCTATCCCGGCGCGACGCACAGCTTCCTGGAGGCGATGTCGGTGGCGGCGGTGGCGCGGCGCGGGATTGCCGATGGCGCGGCGTTCGTGAAGGCGCGGCTCAGCCGCTGACCGCCCCGCTGGCGAACAGCGCGTCGATCTCGTCCGGGCTGAAGCCGCACTCTGCCAGCACCAAGCGGCTGTCCGCGCCGAGCTCGCGCGGGGCGGTGTCGGATGTGGTCTCCACGCCATCGTAGCGCACCGGCTGGGGCAGAGCGCGGAGGATACCGTCGGGATAGCCCGCGGGCACGTCGAAGAAGCCGATTTCGGTCAGATGCGGGTCGGTGAGCAGATCGCCGATGCCGCTGACCTTCGAACAGGGCACGTCGCGCACCTCGAGCGCCGCGATCCAGTCCGCAGTGGCGCGCGCGGGAAGCGCGGCGGCGACCAGCGCGTAGAGTTCGCCGATGCGGGACTGGCGCTGACGGGGATCGGCGAACCAGTCCTGCGCGATCACGTCCTCGCGGCCGATCTCGGCGAGGAAGGCGCGCCACTGGCGGTCGGTATAGGGAAGAACCGCGATCCAGCCGTCGGCGGTGCGGAACGGGCGGCGGTCGGGGGAGAGCAGGCGGGGATAGCCGACCGCCCCGTCTGTGGCGAAGGTCGCGCCCGCCAGATGCTCGTTGAGCAGGAAGGCGGCGAGCGCCTCGAACATCGGCACCTCGACCTGGATCGCGCCTTCCCGGCCGTTGGCGCGGGCAACCAGGGCGGCGAGGATGCCGTAGACCGCGTGGAGCGCGGCGACCTTGTCGGCAAGGATCGTCGGCACGAAGCGCGGATCGCCGCCGGTGGCGGTGGCGAGGCCCGCGATGCCGCTCGCGGCCTGGATGATGTCGTCGAACGCCGGGCGATCGCGATAGGGGCCGCGCTGGCCGAAGCCGATCGCGGCGCAATGGACGATGCGCGGGTTGATCGCCGCGACCGCTTCGAAGCCGAGACCGAGCCGCTCGGCGGCGTCGACGCGCATATTGTGGAACAGCACGTCGGCGGTGCCGATCAGCCGGGCGAGCGCGGCGCGGCCCTCCGGCGCCTTTAGGTCGAGCGCCAGCATCCGCTTGTTGCGATTGTTGTTGACGAACAGCGCGCCGCCGCCGGTGCCCGAAGGGTGGGCGTTGCGGGCGATGTCGCCCTCCAGCGGCTCGACCTTGATCACCTCGGCGCCCAGGTCGGCGAGGATCTGGCCCGCATAGGGGCCGAGCACCACCGCGCCCACCTCGACGACTCGAATCCCCTCCAGCAGCGGCAGCATCGTCCTTCTCCCTCCTGACCGCTCTAGGCCGATGGACTCGACGGTGCAGGGGCCAAGTCCGTGAAGAGGAAGGGGCCGGGGAGATAACTATTATCGCTATTGCTAGTGACTCGCAAAAGACAATGCGCTAAGCGCCCCCGCGAAGCGAAGGGGTGTACAAAATATGCGTAAATTCGAAGCGTTGCTGGCCGGAGTTGCGATGATCGCGATGGCGCCCGCGGCATGGGCGAATCCGGATGGCGAGCCCGGTGCCGGCAACGACGACGATGTCGTGATCCTCGGCAAGAGCAGCGGGCAGGAAGTCGGCAAGACCGTCACCCCGCTGAAGGACGTTCCCAACACCATCACCGTGATCGACGCCGCCCAGATCGAGGCGCAGAATCTGTTCACGCTGGAAGATGCGGTCACCGCGACGCCAGGGATCACCGTGACGGGCATCGGCAGCGAGGACCCGTCGTTCATGTCGCGCGGCTTCACGATCAACAATTATCTGGTCGATGGCGTCGCGACGATGGCATTCGGCTATCCGTCGGTGGTGCCGGACCTGTTCTTCTACGACCGGCTGGAGGTGCTGCGCGGCCCGGCCGGGCTGTTCAGCGGGTCCGGCAACCCGGCGGGCAGCGTCAATCTGGTGCGCAAGCGGCCGGGCGATGCGTTCAAGGCGCGCGCTTCGATCGGCTATGGCAGCTGGCAGAATATCCGCGGCGAGATCGATCTGTCGGCGCCGGTCGCCAAGGGCGTGGCACTGCGGGCCGGCGCGATGGTTCAGGACCAGGACCAGTTCTTCGATGTCGGGCATCGCAACCGCGTCGCCGCCTTCGCCACTGCAAAGGTCGAGATCGGCGACAACACGACGCTGACCTTCGGCGGCAGCTACGACCGGTTCAAGCCGGCGATCCAGTCGGGCCTGCCGGGCTATCTGGGCGGCAAGGATGGGAGCGAGGGGCGGCTGATGACCGTCGATCGCTCGACCTATCTGGGCGCCGACTGGAACCGCTTCAGGTCCGAGACCTGGACCGCATGGGCCGAACTGTCGCACAGGATCAGCGATCGCTGGACGCTGCGCGCGAGCGGCCTCTACACCGATGTCGAGCGTATCGACGTCTACAGCTATATCGGCAACCAGGCGGTGACGACCGCGGCCAACCCGCCGCTGACCGGCGCGCCGAACAACGGCGTGACCAACCACATCGCCTATCGCGGCGACAACTTCGCGACGACGAAGGCGTTCGATTTCAACGGGGTCGGCACCTTCCCGCTGTTCGGGCGCGATCAGACGCTGATCGTCGGCGCCGACTATCAGGCGCTGGATTACGACAGCTATTATACGCGCCTGTCGAACTATGCGAAGATCGACGTGTTCAACCCGCGCTCGCCGCTCGAGCCGCCGCTCAACCCCTATGGGCCGTCGTCGCTCTACCCGCTGCAGGGTTCGAATGCCGATTGCAGCGGCGTCACCGTTCCGACCGCGAATTGCCTGCGACAGACCTATGGCGCGACCAACACCAGGACCGAGCAGTACGGCATCTATGGCCAGATGCGCCTCTCTCCCGTCGAGGGGCTGACGCTCGTCGGCGGCGGGCGCCTGACCTGGTGGGATACCAACAATCAGGTGCTGCTGCCTACGCTCGGCACCGTCACCGGATCGAGCGTCGAGGGGCGTTTCACCCCCTATGCCGGCATCGTCTGGGACGTGACCGGAAACCTCAATGTCTATGCGAGCTATGCCGACAGCTTCACGCCGCAGACCGCGCCCAGCGGCCGCGTCCGTCCGGACGGCGAGCCGGTCCGCCCGATGACGGGCAAGCAGTTCGAGGCGGGGACCAAGCTGTCGCTGGCGGGGGACAGACTGCTGCTGTCGCTCGCCGGATATCAGATCGAGCAGGGCGGGCGCCTGTTCAACCACCCCGATGACGACAAGATCGTGCTGCAGATCGGCAAGGTCCGCGCGCGCGGCGTCGAGGCCGAGGTGGCGGGCGAGGTGCTGCCCGGATGGCGGGTCAATGGCGGCTACAGCTACACCAGGACCAAATATCTCGAGGACCAGAATGCGTCGCTGGAAGGGCTGCCGCTGGTGCCGATCATCCCCGAGCATATGGTCAAGTTGTTCACCAACTATGAGGCGCCCGAGGGCTTCCTCAAGGGCGCAAGCATCGGCGGCGGCGTGACCTGGTTCAGCGAGACGTACGGCGGCAACCCGGCGGTGCGCAACGCGGCCGGGACGGTGACGACGCTCTCGACGATCGTGCGCCAGGGCAGCTATGCGGTGGTCGATCTGCGCGCGGGGTACAAGGTCAACGACCGGTTCTCGCTGTCGGTCAACGTCAACAATCTGCTGGACCGGACCTATTATGCGCGCATCTCGTCCACCGGCCGCGGCAATTACTACGGCAGCCCGCGCACCGTGTTCGCGACGCTGCGGGTGAGCTACCCGTGAGCGGGCGCGGCAATGCGGCGGCGGCTTCGCCGTGGCGGAAGCGGGGGGATATGATCCTGCGCATCCTCGCCGCGTTGCCGCTCGGCTATGCGGTGGCGACGCTGTGGGCGATCGCGCTGTCGGTGACGCTGCCGATGCGCCCGGAACAGGCGACGACGGTGGGGATGCTGGTCGCCCTCGCGATCTGTGCCGTCGCGGCGATGTGGGCGTTCGCGGCGAAGAGCGGCTGGAAGGCGATGTGGGTATTGGCGGTGGCGGGCGGCGTGGCCGCGGCGCTCACCTGGATAGTGACGCGCGGGGGAGGCGTGGCATGAGCGACCTTGGGGACAAGGGTTTTCGTCAGTCGCAGGCGTTCCTGCACACCTGGTCCGGGCTGCTGCTCGGCTGGGTACTCTTCGCGGTCTTCGCCGCCGGCACGATCGCCTATTATCGCGAAGGGCTGAACCGCTGGATGCGGCCCGAACTGGCGCGGGTCGAGCAGCCCGAGAAGGTGCTGGCGGGGGCGCAGCGCTTCCTCGAGGGCAAGGCGCCGGACGCCAAGAGCTGGTTCATCACCATGCCGGGCGCGACGTCGCATGGCGCGACCGCCTTCTGGGTGCCGCAGCCCAAGGAAGGCGAGACGCGCCGCCGGCGCCGCAGCGACAATCAGGCGACGATCGGGGCCGATGGCCAGCCCGTCACGGCGCGCGAGACGCGCGGCGGCGAGTTCTTCTACCGCTTCCATTTCGACCTCTATTACATGCCGGTGATCTATGCGCGCTGGCTGGTCAGCATCGCCGCGCTGTTCATGCTGGTCGCGATCCTCTCGGGCATCGTCACGCACAAGAAGATCTTCCGCGACTTCTTCACCTTGCGGCGGGCCAAGGGCCAGCGCTCGTGGCTCGACGGACATAACGCCACCGCGGTGCTGGCGCTGCCCTTCCACCTGATGATCACCTATACCGGCCTCGTCACGCTGGCGGTGATGCTGCTGCCCTGGGCGACGGCCGTCACCTTTCCCAAAGAAGGGGCATTCTTCGAGGCGCTCTATCCCGAGGGCCCTCCCGTCGAGCGCACAGGCCGGCCGGCGCCCCTGATCGATCTGACCGCGATCGTTCGTGACGCCGAGACCCGGCTGGGCGGCAAGGCCGGCTATGTCGAGG
This genomic interval carries:
- a CDS encoding amidohydrolase family protein encodes the protein MKRTLLGLVSIVALAAPALAKDALPMTERRTLSYEVSSGTFMSLAVSPDGKTILFDMLGELYAMPASGGRAVPVAQGIAFEVQPTFSPDGKWIAYVSDRSGGDNVWIARADGSEARRITDEDDGAVRTSPEWSADGKHVYVSRVRIRWDRYELWKHPVDGGPGELVAPAKLKPDAPRAAWQSTLGAAASKDGKWLYFARRTGDLSFDEPVAWTIMRRNLATGEEETVIGSSGGREAGGETFFRPAISPDGKLLAYATRRMAETRLRVRELATGVDRDLGPAPLDLMNGAAWMDLIPRYTFTPDGKAILIAVNGRIERRPVDGSAAARIPFTAKLDLEVGPGTRIGFREETGAVRAKLPQGTTPSPDGKRVAFAALGSVYVQPLAGGAAARLPIAGDPPSLPAWSPDGKRIVYVTWSEGAGGAVWSIAADGSGEPVKVSDVSAFYTHPAFTPDGGTILAVRSPAAARQQSSFEFGTVRPGELVAIPAMGGAARVVTSGRLGQKPHFVNGQPGIAYLMSDDGLTAVNLASGAKRRVAMVKAQGYYFTDVLATADDMRISADGKWIAAQTSEQLYVVPTPADPKIEIDLTAPGNPGRRVTGMGADYFDWRADGSLIWSVGNFVQLLPDAKAPVPKAQVELVAELPRARPAGSILLRGARALTMAGGDKAIADADILITGDRIAAIGPRGSFAIPAGTPVRELGGKTVAPGLIDDHDHIGGVRRNVIGYEEWGLRARLAYGVTTSFDPSTLGIDQVAYQDLIDAGLIVGPRLRSTGPALFSKERITSLDEARAILRRYREAWGLRNIKQYRGESRTVRQWIAMAAREQGILPTTEGSHNPKLILTQMLDGYAGNEHALPIAPLQEDVLKLYALTRTSYVSTLLINTSGPAGRHYYVAKYDPALDAKVKRFWPPSAVAHKLARRGWGSLDASRMPALAADVKRLADAGALVGMGSHGDEPGIGIHYEMEAHTLGGMTPLAVLRAATAGAAETIGRLADMGTLEVGKYADLVVFDRDPLADIRNTRSVSLVMRGGQLFDADTLDELWPVARKLPAPWFVQGKDAQWLPVK
- a CDS encoding alpha/beta hydrolase fold domain-containing protein codes for the protein MTLDPEIAAFLAEMKARWAQHPSFETLDFPEQRTVCEAVRARWAEGGPQMARTIERVFDPGAGKLHVRVHFPEGASEPASALVYLHGGGFTLFSIDTHDRLMRDYAAAGGFAVIGVDYPLSPEHKYPEALNRIEALMLWLSDHGGELGVDPSRLAMGGDSAGANLSLATALRLRDRGAGGIVRAVLSNYGYFSTAVSDAAEAAFGGPGSIMDRAEAVAYYANYLTDFDRERSDPLACPLLADLAGLPPVLLVIPECDLLTEQSLAMDARLRVAGVETQAIVYPGATHSFLEAMSVAAVARRGIADGAAFVKARLSR
- a CDS encoding CaiB/BaiF CoA transferase family protein gives rise to the protein MLPLLEGIRVVEVGAVVLGPYAGQILADLGAEVIKVEPLEGDIARNAHPSGTGGGALFVNNNRNKRMLALDLKAPEGRAALARLIGTADVLFHNMRVDAAERLGLGFEAVAAINPRIVHCAAIGFGQRGPYRDRPAFDDIIQAASGIAGLATATGGDPRFVPTILADKVAALHAVYGILAALVARANGREGAIQVEVPMFEALAAFLLNEHLAGATFATDGAVGYPRLLSPDRRPFRTADGWIAVLPYTDRQWRAFLAEIGREDVIAQDWFADPRQRQSRIGELYALVAAALPARATADWIAALEVRDVPCSKVSGIGDLLTDPHLTEIGFFDVPAGYPDGILRALPQPVRYDGVETTSDTAPRELGADSRLVLAECGFSPDEIDALFASGAVSG
- a CDS encoding TonB-dependent siderophore receptor is translated as MRKFEALLAGVAMIAMAPAAWANPDGEPGAGNDDDVVILGKSSGQEVGKTVTPLKDVPNTITVIDAAQIEAQNLFTLEDAVTATPGITVTGIGSEDPSFMSRGFTINNYLVDGVATMAFGYPSVVPDLFFYDRLEVLRGPAGLFSGSGNPAGSVNLVRKRPGDAFKARASIGYGSWQNIRGEIDLSAPVAKGVALRAGAMVQDQDQFFDVGHRNRVAAFATAKVEIGDNTTLTFGGSYDRFKPAIQSGLPGYLGGKDGSEGRLMTVDRSTYLGADWNRFRSETWTAWAELSHRISDRWTLRASGLYTDVERIDVYSYIGNQAVTTAANPPLTGAPNNGVTNHIAYRGDNFATTKAFDFNGVGTFPLFGRDQTLIVGADYQALDYDSYYTRLSNYAKIDVFNPRSPLEPPLNPYGPSSLYPLQGSNADCSGVTVPTANCLRQTYGATNTRTEQYGIYGQMRLSPVEGLTLVGGGRLTWWDTNNQVLLPTLGTVTGSSVEGRFTPYAGIVWDVTGNLNVYASYADSFTPQTAPSGRVRPDGEPVRPMTGKQFEAGTKLSLAGDRLLLSLAGYQIEQGGRLFNHPDDDKIVLQIGKVRARGVEAEVAGEVLPGWRVNGGYSYTRTKYLEDQNASLEGLPLVPIIPEHMVKLFTNYEAPEGFLKGASIGGGVTWFSETYGGNPAVRNAAGTVTTLSTIVRQGSYAVVDLRAGYKVNDRFSLSVNVNNLLDRTYYARISSTGRGNYYGSPRTVFATLRVSYP
- a CDS encoding PepSY-associated TM helix domain-containing protein, with amino-acid sequence MSDLGDKGFRQSQAFLHTWSGLLLGWVLFAVFAAGTIAYYREGLNRWMRPELARVEQPEKVLAGAQRFLEGKAPDAKSWFITMPGATSHGATAFWVPQPKEGETRRRRRSDNQATIGADGQPVTARETRGGEFFYRFHFDLYYMPVIYARWLVSIAALFMLVAILSGIVTHKKIFRDFFTLRRAKGQRSWLDGHNATAVLALPFHLMITYTGLVTLAVMLLPWATAVTFPKEGAFFEALYPEGPPVERTGRPAPLIDLTAIVRDAETRLGGKAGYVEVVEPGDAAARVTVIRSGSTMLSSRTPQITYDGVTGKPLRRSPETGAAVVTAGSMIGLHAGRFSSDWLRFLYFLCGVAGSVMVASGMVLWTVKRREKLPDPTRPHFGFKLVERTNVAAIAGFPLGVAVMFWANRLLPVEMAGRAAWEVHCLFLAWGAALILSIVRKPQHNWVALLGLTGVLLAALPVYNLFGTQRGLIASLSSGDMMLAGIDIALLVFGAAFLALARRVARHKPAAPRVRRRAAPAVQSAEPAAAQLEPAE